One uncultured Hyphomonas sp. genomic region harbors:
- a CDS encoding DNA translocase FtsK 4TM domain-containing protein — MAQIGHSTDNTEPSPFMTDYAYDDDATHFSVSDPVWRILTGAAAFAIGVFICGSVGSYVATDPSWNAATDSDVQNLFGRSGAVFADLARQTLGWSAWTAGLALMIGGAMRTVLIGAPRMHRWVKGFLFVPFSAAFFAAWPVPQSWPLSAGLGGVVGDGMFHFAAMPFRALMLPSPEGWAAFFLGVLALWAGLSALGFRRGDARLLKHAAATSGARAARKASGVGGLLLAIARTLAPKRKAVLEDEDMIDAREERARVVMSDDDETPGFLRKRGKTVIEIEDDEDFDDDEEYLDDAEDDYDDYDDEAEADADDYDDEDEEQERKPLFTLPKPKPKQQASAPRVAKPMERRRKAGRLPTIDLLEQTAERADSIDEDALLAKAAKLSDVLKEFGVRGRVKEVRPGPVITLFEMEPAPGVKSSRVISLADDIARSMSAKSARVAVVPGKNAIGIELPNEDRDTVYLRTLLQSDAYTGSRASLPMALGEDIGGVPTVVDLAKMPHLLIAGTTGSGKSVGVNAMILSLIYRHTPEQCRFIMIDPKMLELSIYEGIPHLLAPVVTDPKKAVNALQWTVREMESRYELMSKAGVRNLAGFNEKAAKYRNSGENLVRKVQTGFDDRGKPVYETEILPTEHIPNIVVVIDEMADLMLVAGKEVEGCVQRLAQMARAAGIHLITATQRPSVDVITGTIKANFPTRISYMVTTKIDSRTILNEQGAEQLLGMGDLLYQAPGQKSTRLHGPFVSDEDVGAVTDWLREQGEPDYVMDILEAPDDGSTGSAVMDAMLGTSTGDEEDDLFAQAIAIVVRDQRASTSYLQRRLKIGYNKAAGVIDRLEEEGVISAPNHAGKREVLANARPSPE; from the coding sequence ATGGCTCAGATTGGCCACTCCACCGACAACACGGAGCCGTCCCCCTTCATGACCGACTATGCTTATGATGATGACGCAACCCATTTCAGCGTTAGCGATCCTGTCTGGCGCATCCTGACGGGTGCCGCCGCCTTTGCGATCGGCGTATTCATCTGCGGCAGTGTCGGCTCCTATGTTGCGACGGATCCTTCCTGGAATGCGGCGACGGATTCAGATGTGCAGAACCTGTTCGGACGCTCCGGTGCCGTGTTCGCAGACCTCGCCCGCCAGACGCTGGGCTGGTCGGCCTGGACAGCCGGGCTGGCGCTGATGATCGGCGGCGCGATGCGCACCGTCCTGATCGGCGCGCCGCGCATGCACCGCTGGGTGAAAGGCTTTCTGTTCGTGCCGTTTTCGGCGGCGTTCTTTGCAGCCTGGCCGGTGCCGCAATCCTGGCCGCTGAGCGCCGGGCTTGGCGGTGTGGTCGGCGATGGCATGTTCCACTTCGCCGCGATGCCGTTCCGCGCGCTGATGCTGCCATCCCCGGAAGGCTGGGCCGCGTTCTTCCTTGGGGTCCTGGCGCTCTGGGCCGGCCTGTCGGCGCTTGGCTTCCGCCGCGGTGATGCCCGTCTCCTGAAACACGCCGCCGCAACCTCCGGCGCACGGGCGGCCCGCAAGGCGAGCGGCGTGGGCGGCTTGCTGCTGGCCATTGCCCGGACCCTCGCGCCGAAGCGCAAGGCTGTGCTCGAAGACGAAGACATGATCGATGCGCGTGAAGAGCGCGCCCGCGTCGTGATGTCCGATGACGACGAAACCCCCGGCTTCCTGCGCAAGCGCGGCAAGACAGTCATCGAGATCGAAGACGACGAGGACTTCGATGACGACGAGGAATATCTCGACGACGCCGAAGACGATTACGATGATTATGACGACGAGGCCGAAGCCGACGCTGACGATTATGATGACGAGGATGAAGAACAGGAACGCAAGCCGCTCTTCACCCTGCCGAAGCCGAAACCGAAACAACAGGCATCCGCGCCCCGCGTTGCCAAGCCGATGGAACGCCGCCGCAAGGCCGGCCGCCTGCCAACCATCGACCTCCTGGAGCAGACCGCCGAACGCGCCGACTCGATCGACGAAGATGCGCTGCTCGCCAAGGCTGCCAAACTGTCGGACGTTCTCAAGGAATTCGGTGTCCGCGGCCGCGTGAAGGAAGTGCGCCCGGGCCCGGTCATTACCCTGTTCGAGATGGAACCGGCACCGGGGGTGAAATCCTCCCGCGTGATCTCTCTGGCAGATGATATTGCCCGCTCCATGAGCGCAAAGTCTGCGCGTGTGGCCGTCGTGCCGGGGAAGAACGCCATCGGTATCGAACTCCCGAACGAAGATCGCGACACGGTCTATCTCCGTACGCTGCTGCAGTCGGATGCCTATACCGGCTCGCGCGCCAGCCTGCCGATGGCGCTTGGCGAAGACATTGGCGGTGTGCCGACCGTGGTCGACCTCGCCAAGATGCCTCACCTTCTGATCGCCGGTACGACGGGTTCCGGCAAGTCGGTCGGTGTGAACGCGATGATCCTGTCACTGATCTATCGCCACACGCCGGAACAGTGCCGCTTCATCATGATTGACCCGAAAATGCTGGAACTCTCGATCTATGAGGGCATCCCGCACCTTCTGGCACCGGTCGTGACCGATCCGAAAAAGGCCGTGAACGCGCTGCAGTGGACGGTGCGTGAAATGGAAAGCCGCTATGAGCTGATGTCCAAGGCCGGTGTCCGGAACCTGGCGGGCTTCAACGAAAAGGCTGCGAAATACCGCAATTCGGGCGAGAACCTCGTCCGCAAGGTCCAGACCGGCTTCGATGACCGCGGCAAGCCTGTCTATGAAACCGAAATTCTGCCAACGGAGCATATTCCGAACATTGTCGTCGTGATCGACGAGATGGCCGACCTGATGCTGGTGGCCGGCAAGGAAGTGGAAGGCTGTGTCCAGCGTCTCGCCCAGATGGCGCGTGCGGCCGGCATCCACCTGATCACCGCGACGCAGCGTCCATCCGTGGACGTCATCACCGGTACGATCAAGGCCAACTTCCCGACCCGTATCTCCTACATGGTGACTACGAAGATCGACTCCCGCACCATCCTCAACGAGCAGGGCGCCGAACAGCTGCTCGGGATGGGTGACTTGCTCTATCAGGCACCGGGCCAGAAATCGACGCGCCTGCACGGCCCGTTCGTTTCGGATGAAGATGTCGGCGCCGTTACCGACTGGCTGCGCGAGCAGGGCGAGCCGGACTATGTCATGGACATCCTGGAAGCGCCGGACGATGGCTCCACAGGGTCTGCTGTCATGGACGCGATGCTCGGCACGTCGACGGGCGATGAGGAAGACGATCTCTTCGCACAGGCCATCGCCATCGTGGTCCGCGACCAGCGCGCGTCGACCTCCTATCTCCAGCGCCGCCTGAAGATCGGCTACAACAAGGCAGCTGGCGTCATCGACCGATTGGAGGAAGAGGGGGTCATCTCCGCACCGAACCATGCCGGCAAACGCGAAGTCCTGGCGAACGCGCGTCCGTCACCGGAATGA
- a CDS encoding transglycosylase domain-containing protein: MRRIILTADVLIALLVMAVFAYAGTGYIDARGHAADFKTRAAELTGAGTGASALSPEQLRILLLVEDPGFIRHRGLDLSNKGAGLTTITQSLSKRLAFEEFRPGLKKIRQTGYAIGLESSLTKEEILTLWLDTVEMGRDANGQWVTGFYRASEAFYGKPVEALSDAEFIELVSLPIAPGHLNPFHRGQDLDDRIQRIARRAAGDCKPESVRDVWLEGCAVQPDVSHLG, from the coding sequence ATGCGCCGGATAATCTTGACCGCGGATGTTTTGATCGCGTTGCTGGTAATGGCGGTCTTCGCCTATGCCGGCACAGGGTATATTGATGCGCGTGGGCACGCGGCCGATTTCAAGACAAGAGCCGCCGAACTCACGGGCGCCGGAACAGGCGCCAGCGCACTCAGCCCGGAACAGCTCCGTATACTTCTTCTGGTCGAAGATCCGGGATTTATCCGCCACAGGGGGTTGGACCTGTCGAACAAAGGGGCGGGCCTGACAACGATCACGCAATCCTTGTCAAAACGGCTTGCCTTTGAGGAGTTCCGTCCGGGTTTGAAGAAAATCCGGCAAACGGGATATGCGATCGGTCTGGAGTCGAGCCTGACCAAGGAAGAGATCCTGACCCTCTGGCTCGACACAGTGGAAATGGGACGGGACGCCAACGGCCAATGGGTCACCGGTTTCTACAGGGCCAGCGAAGCATTCTACGGCAAACCGGTCGAAGCGCTGAGCGATGCAGAATTTATTGAACTCGTTTCGCTTCCCATCGCTCCCGGCCATTTGAATCCCTTCCATCGTGGACAGGATCTGGATGACCGGATTCAGAGAATCGCCCGCCGCGCGGCCGGGGATTGCAAACCGGAATCGGTGCGGGATGTCTGGCTGGAAGGCTGCGCTGTCCAGCCAGACGTCTCCCATCTCGGGTAA
- a CDS encoding aldo/keto reductase encodes MQHRRLGRSAIYVSDICMGTMTFGSQADEAESLRILDASFDAGINFYDTAENYPVPPDTKWAGRTEEIVGKWLKTKDRDSIILATKVCGPSHGWIKGSQRAGMTALDRHNITKAIEDSLTRLGTDYVDLYQTHWPDHGTAYDETMETLDDLVRAGKVRIVGCSNEDAWGLMKSLEASSRLGTVRYETIQNNFSLNNRRFEDALSKVCVKEDVSLIPYSPIGGGVLSGKYQDGARPEGARFSRYLEIGGRQATMAQRFVNEKSLASTARFIEIAKEAGINVVTLATAWSKQHKFVASTIVGVSKFEQLDDIFAAADLTLSDDVMKACDAVTKDIQYPMG; translated from the coding sequence ATGCAACACCGCCGCCTTGGCCGAAGCGCCATCTACGTATCCGACATCTGCATGGGCACGATGACCTTCGGCTCGCAGGCCGACGAGGCCGAATCCCTGCGCATCCTCGATGCCAGCTTCGATGCCGGGATCAATTTCTACGACACGGCCGAGAACTATCCCGTCCCGCCGGACACGAAATGGGCCGGGCGCACGGAAGAAATCGTCGGCAAATGGCTGAAGACCAAGGACCGGGACTCCATCATCCTCGCCACCAAGGTCTGCGGGCCCTCCCATGGCTGGATCAAGGGCAGCCAGCGCGCCGGCATGACCGCGCTCGATCGCCATAATATCACCAAGGCCATCGAAGACAGCCTGACCCGTCTCGGTACCGACTATGTGGACCTCTACCAGACCCACTGGCCGGACCATGGCACAGCCTATGACGAGACGATGGAAACGCTGGACGACCTCGTCCGTGCCGGCAAGGTGCGCATTGTCGGCTGTTCCAATGAAGATGCCTGGGGTCTGATGAAAAGCCTCGAAGCGTCCAGCCGGCTCGGCACGGTGCGCTATGAGACGATCCAGAACAATTTCAGCCTGAACAATCGCCGCTTCGAAGACGCCCTCTCCAAAGTGTGCGTGAAGGAAGACGTCAGCCTGATCCCCTATTCCCCGATTGGCGGCGGCGTCCTGTCCGGCAAGTATCAGGACGGGGCCCGGCCGGAAGGCGCGCGCTTTTCCCGCTATCTGGAAATCGGCGGACGCCAGGCCACCATGGCGCAGCGGTTTGTGAACGAGAAATCTCTCGCCTCCACGGCCCGCTTCATCGAGATCGCCAAGGAAGCTGGCATCAATGTGGTCACACTCGCGACCGCCTGGTCCAAGCAGCACAAGTTCGTGGCCTCGACGATTGTCGGCGTGTCGAAATTCGAACAGCTGGACGACATCTTCGCCGCCGCAGACCTGACCCTGTCCGATGACGTCATGAAGGCGTGCGACGCGGTGACGAAGGACATCCAGTACCCGATGGGATAA
- a CDS encoding prolyl-tRNA synthetase associated domain-containing protein encodes MTATPEDLFAYLDTLGIAHTTHWHEAVFTVDQGKELKAAMPGGHTKNLFLKDKDGAIILIAAEAHSELKLNKLHRLIGTKRLSFGPPELMEDLLGVTPGSVTAFALMNDKAGRVRFLVDAALMAHDPVNFHPLTNTGTTAVSREDFEAFVRATGHGFEVIDFTQLLTEAE; translated from the coding sequence ATGACGGCAACCCCCGAAGACCTTTTCGCTTATCTCGACACGCTCGGCATCGCGCACACGACGCACTGGCATGAGGCCGTGTTCACTGTGGATCAGGGCAAGGAGCTGAAGGCCGCCATGCCGGGCGGGCACACCAAGAACCTGTTCCTGAAGGACAAGGATGGTGCGATCATCCTGATCGCGGCGGAGGCACACTCAGAGCTGAAGCTGAACAAGCTTCACCGGCTGATCGGCACGAAACGCCTGTCCTTCGGCCCACCGGAGCTGATGGAGGACCTGCTCGGCGTCACGCCCGGCTCGGTCACCGCCTTTGCCCTGATGAACGACAAGGCGGGCCGCGTGCGCTTTCTCGTCGATGCGGCGCTGATGGCGCACGATCCCGTCAATTTTCACCCGCTGACCAATACCGGCACCACGGCCGTTTCCCGCGAAGACTTCGAGGCCTTCGTCCGCGCCACCGGCCATGGGTTTGAAGTGATCGACTTCACCCAGCTGCTGACCGAAGCGGAGTAG
- a CDS encoding DUF6065 family protein, whose amino-acid sequence MFLDCYKIYDVAPDLVPARSNRDWMDAFTDRHPYRCLPLTMANSTGWELLAPMDIKIEWNGGPRNEDIRLLTRGDPRAIESFAGAHFARGIVTFHTGHLFRTPPGWGVWVTGPPNWPKDGIYPLTGLVETDWLPFPFTMNWQMTRKGSVVFEKGEPFAFITLMEHKKLEEIQPERKLLRSNEELVKEYNAWTESRADFNKRLGEGEEGAMKERWQRHYMRGEKPTGDKADSHQTKRRLKPPKEIS is encoded by the coding sequence ATGTTTCTTGATTGCTACAAAATCTATGACGTCGCGCCGGATCTGGTGCCCGCCCGGTCAAATCGTGACTGGATGGACGCTTTCACAGACCGCCATCCCTATCGCTGCCTGCCGCTGACCATGGCGAACTCTACGGGCTGGGAATTGCTCGCCCCGATGGACATCAAGATCGAGTGGAATGGCGGCCCGCGCAATGAGGATATCCGCCTCCTGACCCGCGGCGACCCGCGCGCCATTGAAAGTTTCGCCGGGGCGCACTTTGCGCGTGGCATCGTCACGTTCCATACCGGCCACCTTTTCCGCACACCGCCCGGCTGGGGTGTCTGGGTGACCGGCCCGCCGAACTGGCCGAAGGACGGCATCTATCCGCTGACGGGCCTCGTTGAGACCGACTGGCTGCCTTTTCCCTTCACCATGAACTGGCAGATGACCCGAAAGGGCAGCGTGGTCTTCGAAAAGGGCGAGCCCTTCGCCTTCATCACGCTGATGGAGCACAAGAAGCTGGAAGAGATCCAGCCGGAGCGCAAACTCCTGCGCTCCAATGAAGAGCTGGTGAAGGAATACAATGCCTGGACCGAGAGCCGGGCGGACTTCAACAAACGCCTCGGCGAGGGCGAAGAAGGCGCCATGAAGGAACGCTGGCAGCGTCACTATATGCGCGGCGAGAAACCGACCGGCGACAAGGCTGACAGCCACCAGACCAAGCGCCGCCTGAAGCCGCCGAAAGAGATTTCATGA
- a CDS encoding GNAT family N-acetyltransferase has translation MTTIRAYEPADLPALHAINKQGVPGVSRETKEDLGLILTLGECFLACADDGRPIGFINLVPLGTEAYKSPNLRWFEARGGNLIYVDRIAIDPSHQGKRLGEALYGAAFARCGARYARIGCEVNRLPPNPGSLRFHKRLGFREVGSQAFVPGEKEVIYLERPL, from the coding sequence ATGACCACAATCCGGGCCTATGAGCCCGCAGACCTGCCGGCCCTGCACGCGATCAACAAGCAGGGGGTGCCGGGCGTCAGCCGTGAAACGAAGGAAGACCTCGGCTTGATCCTGACGCTCGGAGAATGTTTCCTGGCCTGTGCTGACGATGGACGGCCGATCGGGTTCATAAATCTCGTCCCCCTGGGAACGGAAGCCTACAAGAGCCCGAACCTTCGATGGTTTGAGGCGCGCGGCGGCAATCTCATCTATGTCGACCGGATCGCGATTGATCCTTCCCATCAGGGCAAACGCCTGGGGGAGGCGCTCTATGGCGCGGCCTTCGCCCGATGTGGCGCCCGCTATGCGCGGATAGGCTGTGAGGTGAACCGCCTGCCGCCCAATCCGGGCTCGCTGCGCTTCCACAAACGGTTGGGTTTTCGGGAAGTCGGCAGTCAGGCTTTCGTCCCCGGCGAGAAGGAAGTGATCTATCTGGAGCGGCCGCTTTAG